A window of the Brassica napus cultivar Da-Ae chromosome A2, Da-Ae, whole genome shotgun sequence genome harbors these coding sequences:
- the LOC106409111 gene encoding membrane protein PM19L, translating into MAEQQMKPVASLLLLLNFCMYAIVLGIGAWSMNKAISHGFPIGADFSLPAHFSPIYFPMGNAATGFFVMFALIAGVAGAASVISGFSHLQSWTTASLPAAVSAATIAWSLTVLAMRFGCKEIELGMRNARLRTMEAFLIILSATQLLYIAAIYGVRN; encoded by the exons ATGGCTGAACAGCAGATGAAACCAGTGGCCTCTTTGCTTTTACTCCTGAATTTCTGTATGTACGCCATTGTTCTTGGAATTGGAGCATGGTCCATGAACAAAGCTATCAGCCATGGTTTTCCTATTg GTGCGGATTTCAGCCTTCCCGCTCATTTCTCGCCAATATATTTTCCGATGGGCAATGCCGCCACTGGGTTCTTTGTGATGTTTGCTTTAATAGCCGGAGTTGCTGGAGCAGCCTCTGTTATCTCCGGTTTCAGTCATCTCCAGTCATGGACTACAGCGAGTCTTCCGGCAGCTGTCTCTGCCGCCACTATTGCTTGGTCGCTTACAGTTTTAGCGATGCG ATTTGGATGCAAGGAAATTGAACTTGGGATGAGAAATGCTCGTTTG AGGACAATGGAGGCATTTCTAATAATACTTTCGGCGACACAACTTCTCTATATCGCTGCTATATACGGAGTTCGAAACTAA